From the genome of Triticum aestivum cultivar Chinese Spring chromosome 3B, IWGSC CS RefSeq v2.1, whole genome shotgun sequence, one region includes:
- the LOC123065069 gene encoding uncharacterized acetyltransferase At3g50280: protein MPPPSPVRVVSSRTVKPPARPRERIPLASWDVSMINANYIQKGLLFPAPPPPFSTGTAVTSHLADALAEALGGDYYPVAGRFVTDRHRDDSGAVVGCSVSIDCDGQGVEVVHAVADGVAAADVVPPDADVPSVVEDLFPLNDAINYDGHELPLFAAQVTELADGGVFVGFVCNHALADGTAFWNFLKALAEISRARLAPPGAPQSPASSPRPMFERWSPDGGTAAPVVLPCKDLSELIERPARVPLRGRVLHFSAESVAALKEQAREELLAAGDAAAAAAQTRYQALTSLIWRCITRARRLAPDSETAFRGAANNRGRLRPPLPAEYFGNSLYGVSTEPVRVSELLARGGHGRAAAAVGRAVAANTDASIRARVAAWTADPVVTVRLTMMGGSPWFDAYGCDFGWGKPTAVRSGRANKNDGRTVLYPGREGGGSVDAEVSLSPEHMAVLELDDELRAAVSSSRANFVSL, encoded by the coding sequence atgccgccgccgtcgcccgtgcgCGTGGTGTCGTCGCGCACGGTGAAGCCGCCGGCTCGGCCGCGCGAGCGCATCCCGCTCGCCTCATGGGACGTCTCCATGATAAACGCCAACTACATCCAGAAGGGCCTCCTGTTCCCCGCTCCCCCGCCGCCCTTCTCCACCGGCACCGCCGTCACCAGCCAcctcgccgacgccctcgccgAAGCCCTCGGGGGCGACTACTACCCCGTCGCCGGCCGCTTCGTCACCGACCGCCACCGCGATGACAGCGGGGCCGTTGTTGGGTGCTCTGTTTCTATTGACTGTGACGGCCAGGGCGTCGAGGTCGTccacgccgtcgccgacggcgtcgcggcggccgacgttgtcccTCCCGACGCCGACGTTCCGAGTGTCGTCGAGGACCTTTTCCCGCTCAACGACGCAATCAACTACGACGGCCACGAGCTCCCCCTCTTCGCCGCCCAGGTCACCGAGCTCGCGGACGGCGGCGTCTTCGTCGGCTTCGTCTGCAACCACGCGCTCGCCGACGGCACGGCCTTCTGGAACTTCCTCAAAGCGCTGGCCGAGATATCGCGCGCCAGGCTCGCGCCTCCGGGGGCGCCGCAGTCGCCGGCGTCGTCGCCCCGGCCCATGTTCGAGCGCTGGTCGCCCGACGGCGGCACGGCGGCACCGGTCGTGCTGCCGTGCAAGGACCTGTCGGAGCTCATCGAGAGACCGGCGCGGGTGCCGCTCCGCGGGCGCGTCCTGCACTTCTCGGCGGAGTCGGTGGCGGCGCTCAAGGAACAGGCCCGCGAAGAGCTCCTAGCCGCCGGGGACGCGGCAGCCGCGGCCGCCCAGACGCGGTACCAGGCTCTGACCTCGCTGATTTGGCGGTGCATCACCCGCGCCCGGCGGCTGGCCCCGGACAGCGAGACAGCGTTCCGCGGGGCCGCCAACAACCGCGGgcggctccggccgccgctgccggcgGAGTACTTCGGCAACAGCCTCTACGGCGTCAGCACGGAGCCCGTGCGCGTGTCGGAGCTGCTGGCGCGCGGCGGgcacgggcgggcggcggcggccgtgggTCGCGCGGTGGCGGCGAACACGGACGCGTCCATCCGGGCGCGCGTGGCCGCGTGGACGGCGGACCCCGTGGTGACGGTGCGGCTGACGATGATGGGAggctcgccgtggttcgacgcgtACGGGTGCGACTTCGGGTGGGGGAAGCCGACGGCGGTGCGGAGCGGGAGGGCGAACAAGAACGACGGGAGGACGGTGCTGTACCCCGGGCGGGAGGGCGGAGGCAGCGTGGACGCCGAGGTGTCGCTGTCCCCCGAGCACATGGCGGTGCTCGAGCTAGACGACGAGCTCCGGGCCGCCGTGTCATCGTCACGTGCCAATTTTGTTTCGTTGTAA
- the LOC123069085 gene encoding O-fucosyltransferase 1 isoform X2, whose translation MRSETSLRRHRARARLWVAVAALVTGTIWLWSSSSVVLFGTHRVQDFVVDELWRTADSNGWRASSAPRTYWPPPPTESESNGYLRVRCNGGLSQQRSAICNAVVAARIMNATLVLPELDANSFWHDESGFVDMYDVPHFIKTLKYDVRIVMSVPKITAHGKSKKLRAYKIEPPRDAPVTWYRTTALEKLRKYGAIYLTPFSHRLAEEIDDPELQRLRCRVNYHALQFKPNIMKTSSDIVNKLRSEGHFMSIHLRFELDMLAYAGCIDIFTPKEQEILLKYREENFANKTLVYKKRRLIGKCPLTPEEVGLIIRAMGFNNTTRIYLASGKLFGGERFMKPFKAMFPRLENNSMVGSGKLEEDNRGLARSAVDYMVCLLSDIFMPTYDGPSNFANNLMGHRLYYGFRTTITPNRKALAPIFMDMEEGRASGYEERIRQVMFNTHFGAPHKRIHPESFYTNSWPECFCQMKAGNQADRCPPDNVNDVLESQFQNKEDVEAEATDQTDSTS comes from the exons ATGCGCAG CGAGACGTCGCTGCGCCGGCACCGCGCACGGGCGCGGCTGTGGGTCGCCGTCGCGGCGCTGGTTACCGGCACCATCTGGCTCTGGTCCTCCTCCTCCGTTGTCCTCTTCGGCACCCACAGGGTCCAG GATTTTGTTGTAGATGAGTTGTGGAGAACTGCAGATTCAAATGGTTGGAGAGCATCTTCTGCACCACGCACCTATTGGCCTC CCCCACCAACTGAATCCGAGAGCAATGGGTACTTGCGTGTCCGGTGCAATGGCGGCTTGTCCCAACAACGAAGTGCA ATATGTAATGCTGTTGTTGCAGCACGAATCATGAATGCTACACTAGTGCTGCCAGAGTTAGATGCAAATTCATTCTGGCATGATGAGAG TGGTTTTGTAGATATGTATGATGTTCCCCACTTCATCAAGACATTGAAATATGATGTTCGAATTGTTATGAGTGTTCCAAAAATCACTGCGCATGGAAAGTCCAAGAAGCTCAGAGCTTATAAG ATTGAACCACCTAGAGACGCACCAGTTACTTGGTACAGGACAACTGCTCTGGAGAAGTTGAGGAAGTATGGTGCGATATATTTAACTCCATTTTCACACCGTTTGGCAGAAGAAATTGATGATCCAGAGCTCCAGAGATTGAGATGCAGGGTGAATTATCACGCACTACAGTTTAAGCCAAATATCATGAAAACAAGCAGTGATATAGTGAATAAGCTCCGTTCAGAAGGCCATTTCATGTCGATTCATCTTCGGTTTGAGCTGGATATGCTTGCATATGCCGG ATGCATCGACATATTCACACCTAAAGAACAGGAAATCCTGTTGAAGTATCGGGAAGAAAATTTTGCAAATAAGACCCTTGTCTACAAGAAAAGAAGGCTTATTGGAAAGTGCCCTTTAACTCCAGAAGAG GTAGGTCTTATCATTCGTGCTATGGGATTTAATAACACAACAAGGATTTACCTTGCTTCTGGCAAGCTCTTTGGTGGGGAACGCTTCATGAAGCCATTCAAGGCTATGTTTCCACGTCTAGAAAACAATAGTATGGTTGGAAGTGGAAAGCTGGAAGAGGATAACAGAGGGCTAGCAAGGTCAGCAGTTGACTACATGGTCTGTCTCCTGTCGGACATTTTTATGCCCACGTATGATGGCCCGAGCAACTTTGCAAACAATCTCATGGGTCATCGCCTATACTATGGTTTCCGAACCACAATCACGCCAAACAGGAAGGCCCTCGCTCCGATATTCATGGACATGGAGGAAGGGCGTGCATCTGGATATGAGGAGAGGATCAGGCAGGTCATGTTCAACACCCATTTTGGCGCCCCCCACAAGCGCATCCATCCAGAGTCTTTCTACACAAACTCATGGCCAGAGTGCTTCTGCCAGATGAAAGCTGGGAATCAAGCTGACCGGTGCCCACCCGACAATGTAAATGATGTCCTTGAAAGTCAGTTCCAGAATAAAGAGGATGTAGAAGCGGAAGCTACTGATCAAACTGACTCCACCAGCTAA
- the LOC123069085 gene encoding O-fucosyltransferase 1 isoform X1, protein MRRGLSSETSLRRHRARARLWVAVAALVTGTIWLWSSSSVVLFGTHRVQDFVVDELWRTADSNGWRASSAPRTYWPPPPTESESNGYLRVRCNGGLSQQRSAICNAVVAARIMNATLVLPELDANSFWHDESGFVDMYDVPHFIKTLKYDVRIVMSVPKITAHGKSKKLRAYKIEPPRDAPVTWYRTTALEKLRKYGAIYLTPFSHRLAEEIDDPELQRLRCRVNYHALQFKPNIMKTSSDIVNKLRSEGHFMSIHLRFELDMLAYAGCIDIFTPKEQEILLKYREENFANKTLVYKKRRLIGKCPLTPEEVGLIIRAMGFNNTTRIYLASGKLFGGERFMKPFKAMFPRLENNSMVGSGKLEEDNRGLARSAVDYMVCLLSDIFMPTYDGPSNFANNLMGHRLYYGFRTTITPNRKALAPIFMDMEEGRASGYEERIRQVMFNTHFGAPHKRIHPESFYTNSWPECFCQMKAGNQADRCPPDNVNDVLESQFQNKEDVEAEATDQTDSTS, encoded by the exons ATGCGCAG GGGCCTCAGCAGCGAGACGTCGCTGCGCCGGCACCGCGCACGGGCGCGGCTGTGGGTCGCCGTCGCGGCGCTGGTTACCGGCACCATCTGGCTCTGGTCCTCCTCCTCCGTTGTCCTCTTCGGCACCCACAGGGTCCAG GATTTTGTTGTAGATGAGTTGTGGAGAACTGCAGATTCAAATGGTTGGAGAGCATCTTCTGCACCACGCACCTATTGGCCTC CCCCACCAACTGAATCCGAGAGCAATGGGTACTTGCGTGTCCGGTGCAATGGCGGCTTGTCCCAACAACGAAGTGCA ATATGTAATGCTGTTGTTGCAGCACGAATCATGAATGCTACACTAGTGCTGCCAGAGTTAGATGCAAATTCATTCTGGCATGATGAGAG TGGTTTTGTAGATATGTATGATGTTCCCCACTTCATCAAGACATTGAAATATGATGTTCGAATTGTTATGAGTGTTCCAAAAATCACTGCGCATGGAAAGTCCAAGAAGCTCAGAGCTTATAAG ATTGAACCACCTAGAGACGCACCAGTTACTTGGTACAGGACAACTGCTCTGGAGAAGTTGAGGAAGTATGGTGCGATATATTTAACTCCATTTTCACACCGTTTGGCAGAAGAAATTGATGATCCAGAGCTCCAGAGATTGAGATGCAGGGTGAATTATCACGCACTACAGTTTAAGCCAAATATCATGAAAACAAGCAGTGATATAGTGAATAAGCTCCGTTCAGAAGGCCATTTCATGTCGATTCATCTTCGGTTTGAGCTGGATATGCTTGCATATGCCGG ATGCATCGACATATTCACACCTAAAGAACAGGAAATCCTGTTGAAGTATCGGGAAGAAAATTTTGCAAATAAGACCCTTGTCTACAAGAAAAGAAGGCTTATTGGAAAGTGCCCTTTAACTCCAGAAGAG GTAGGTCTTATCATTCGTGCTATGGGATTTAATAACACAACAAGGATTTACCTTGCTTCTGGCAAGCTCTTTGGTGGGGAACGCTTCATGAAGCCATTCAAGGCTATGTTTCCACGTCTAGAAAACAATAGTATGGTTGGAAGTGGAAAGCTGGAAGAGGATAACAGAGGGCTAGCAAGGTCAGCAGTTGACTACATGGTCTGTCTCCTGTCGGACATTTTTATGCCCACGTATGATGGCCCGAGCAACTTTGCAAACAATCTCATGGGTCATCGCCTATACTATGGTTTCCGAACCACAATCACGCCAAACAGGAAGGCCCTCGCTCCGATATTCATGGACATGGAGGAAGGGCGTGCATCTGGATATGAGGAGAGGATCAGGCAGGTCATGTTCAACACCCATTTTGGCGCCCCCCACAAGCGCATCCATCCAGAGTCTTTCTACACAAACTCATGGCCAGAGTGCTTCTGCCAGATGAAAGCTGGGAATCAAGCTGACCGGTGCCCACCCGACAATGTAAATGATGTCCTTGAAAGTCAGTTCCAGAATAAAGAGGATGTAGAAGCGGAAGCTACTGATCAAACTGACTCCACCAGCTAA